From a region of the Methylomonas rapida genome:
- a CDS encoding type I restriction endonuclease subunit R → MAQTTEKAFESYVEQMLLAKGWQPGSVKDWDKELALFPSQIFEFIAATQTPLWDSMHEQHGANLQALLIKELVKELAIKGSLHVLRHGFKFYGKTFRLAYFKPAHGLNAEVLEHYQQNRLTVTRQVPCHPGDHSTLDMLFAVNGLPVASCELKNPWTGQNWRHAVNQYRNDRNPRAPLFEFKQRALVHFAADPDEVHMTTRLAGKKTFFLPFNRGSHPGEVVCGAGNPQHPSGYRSGYFWEEVLEREQFLDILGNFIFIERKEEKVDDGKGGSRLLQKEAVIFPRYHQLDATRRLLSAAQLEGPGQNYLIQHSAGSGKTNSISWLSHRLASLHDGNDHKVFDCVIVITDRQVLDRQLQDAIYQIEHAQGVVKAIDQDSKQLAAALIDGTKIVITTLQKFPFVLRGLLHAAGADNIDAADEMAKKQAKAWEQEIAKRRYAVIVDEAHSSQTGETARELKSILGATAANGEDDEIDFEDRLNQVMASRGRQPNISFFAYTATPKGKTLELFGRVGHTGKPEPFHLYSMRQAIEEGFILDVLQNYTTYKTYFKLVKAMEDDPNLPKKKAARALAKFLVLHPTNISQKIEIIVEHFRNHVKHHLGGQAKAMVVTGSRLQAVKYMQAFQAYIEQHAYHDVQALVAFSGTVLDPDSGQEYTEPGMNTDSVTGKAIGEKQLPERFNSPDYQVLLVANKYQTGFDQPKLMAMYVDKRLDGVQAVQTLSRLNRMLPGKEAPFVLDFVNEADDIYRAFKPYYDATSLQETSDPALLEQVKHDLDSMQVYYWNEVEAFARIFYRSPNKQNPADHAHLQRHLQPAVDRFKAISDEEQRSVFRDKLSGYVNVYAFLSQIMPYADPDLEMLYSFGRLLLPHLPLDRDNTNVKLGDEVDLQYYRLQRVFSGAIDLADEHGEYTVKSPTDVGTSKTKDEKAPLSEIIEMLNNRFGTNFTEEDRLFFEQIKEKATNTPEVIQLRQANPFDKFQLGLRQMLEDLMIKRMHENDKIVTRYMDDKAFENAAFAVLSKVISTAFLKPRVRPDRNVQDLSINDGNNV, encoded by the coding sequence ATGGCCCAAACCACCGAAAAAGCCTTCGAAAGCTATGTCGAGCAAATGCTGCTGGCCAAAGGCTGGCAACCGGGTTCGGTAAAAGACTGGGATAAGGAACTGGCTTTATTTCCTTCACAAATTTTCGAATTTATCGCCGCCACCCAAACGCCGCTTTGGGACAGCATGCACGAACAGCATGGCGCTAATCTGCAAGCCCTGTTAATCAAAGAGCTGGTTAAGGAACTGGCGATTAAAGGCTCGTTGCATGTGTTGCGACACGGCTTCAAGTTTTACGGCAAAACCTTCCGGCTGGCCTATTTCAAACCGGCGCACGGTTTGAATGCCGAGGTGCTGGAACATTATCAACAAAACCGGCTGACAGTGACTCGGCAAGTGCCTTGCCATCCGGGCGACCACAGTACGCTGGACATGTTGTTTGCGGTTAATGGTTTACCGGTGGCAAGCTGCGAGCTGAAAAACCCTTGGACTGGGCAAAACTGGCGGCACGCAGTAAATCAATACCGCAACGACCGCAATCCGCGCGCGCCGTTGTTTGAGTTTAAACAGCGGGCGCTGGTGCATTTTGCCGCCGACCCGGACGAAGTCCACATGACTACCCGGCTAGCGGGCAAAAAAACCTTTTTCCTGCCCTTCAATCGCGGTAGCCACCCAGGCGAAGTAGTTTGCGGTGCGGGCAATCCGCAGCATCCGTCCGGTTACCGCAGTGGTTATTTCTGGGAAGAAGTGCTGGAACGTGAGCAGTTTTTGGACATTCTCGGTAATTTTATTTTCATCGAGCGCAAGGAAGAAAAAGTCGACGACGGCAAGGGCGGCAGCCGCCTGCTGCAAAAAGAAGCGGTGATTTTTCCGCGCTATCACCAGCTCGATGCCACCCGGCGACTGCTATCTGCCGCGCAATTGGAAGGCCCAGGTCAGAATTATCTGATCCAGCATTCGGCCGGCAGCGGCAAGACCAATTCGATTTCTTGGTTGTCGCATCGTTTGGCCAGTTTGCATGATGGCAACGATCACAAGGTGTTTGATTGCGTGATTGTGATTACCGACCGGCAAGTGCTGGACAGGCAATTGCAGGACGCGATTTATCAAATCGAACACGCGCAAGGGGTGGTCAAGGCCATTGATCAGGATTCCAAGCAATTAGCGGCGGCACTGATTGATGGCACCAAGATCGTGATTACCACCTTGCAGAAGTTTCCGTTTGTGTTGCGCGGCTTATTGCATGCCGCTGGCGCGGATAATATCGACGCAGCGGATGAGATGGCCAAAAAGCAGGCCAAAGCCTGGGAGCAAGAGATAGCCAAGCGTCGTTACGCGGTGATCGTCGATGAAGCGCACTCGTCGCAAACCGGCGAAACGGCCCGAGAACTCAAGTCGATTTTGGGGGCGACTGCCGCCAACGGTGAAGACGACGAAATCGATTTTGAAGACCGTTTGAATCAAGTCATGGCTTCGCGTGGTCGCCAACCCAACATCAGTTTTTTTGCCTACACCGCCACTCCGAAGGGCAAGACCTTGGAGCTGTTCGGTCGTGTCGGCCACACCGGCAAGCCAGAACCTTTTCATCTATACAGCATGCGTCAAGCCATCGAGGAAGGTTTTATTCTGGACGTGCTGCAGAATTACACGACCTACAAAACTTATTTCAAATTGGTCAAAGCCATGGAGGACGACCCGAACCTGCCCAAGAAAAAGGCGGCACGGGCTTTAGCCAAATTCCTGGTATTGCATCCCACCAATATTTCGCAAAAAATCGAAATCATCGTCGAGCATTTTCGCAACCATGTTAAGCATCATTTGGGCGGCCAAGCCAAGGCCATGGTGGTGACCGGCTCTCGGCTGCAGGCCGTCAAATACATGCAGGCGTTTCAGGCCTATATCGAGCAACACGCTTACCACGATGTACAGGCCTTGGTAGCGTTTAGCGGTACGGTGCTCGACCCTGACAGCGGCCAGGAATACACTGAACCAGGCATGAATACCGACAGCGTGACCGGTAAAGCGATCGGCGAAAAGCAATTGCCGGAGCGTTTTAATTCGCCCGATTATCAAGTGCTACTGGTGGCTAACAAGTACCAAACCGGTTTCGATCAGCCGAAGTTGATGGCGATGTATGTCGATAAACGCCTGGATGGCGTGCAGGCGGTGCAAACCTTGTCGCGCCTGAATCGCATGCTGCCGGGTAAGGAAGCGCCGTTCGTGCTGGATTTTGTCAATGAAGCTGATGACATTTACCGCGCATTCAAACCTTATTACGACGCCACCAGCTTACAGGAAACGTCCGACCCGGCTTTGCTGGAACAGGTCAAACATGACTTGGACAGCATGCAGGTTTATTACTGGAACGAAGTGGAAGCGTTTGCCCGTATTTTCTACCGATCACCCAATAAGCAAAATCCGGCTGATCACGCCCATTTGCAACGCCATTTACAACCGGCAGTGGACCGGTTCAAGGCGATAAGCGATGAAGAGCAGCGCTCGGTGTTTCGCGATAAGTTAAGCGGCTATGTCAATGTGTACGCGTTTTTGAGTCAGATCATGCCGTATGCCGATCCTGATCTGGAAATGCTGTATAGCTTTGGCCGCTTGTTGTTGCCTCATTTGCCGCTGGATAGAGATAACACCAACGTCAAGCTGGGCGACGAAGTCGATTTGCAATATTACCGGCTGCAACGGGTGTTTTCCGGCGCAATCGATCTGGCGGATGAGCATGGCGAGTACACGGTAAAAAGCCCGACCGATGTTGGCACCAGCAAAACCAAGGACGAAAAAGCCCCGTTATCGGAAATTATCGAGATGTTGAACAACCGGTTTGGCACGAACTTTACCGAAGAAGACCGCTTATTCTTCGAGCAAATCAAAGAAAAAGCCACCAATACACCCGAGGTGATCCAGCTACGGCAAGCCAATCCGTTTGACAAGTTTCAACTGGGCTTGCGGCAAATGTTGGAGGACTTAATGATCAAACGCATGCACGAAAACGACAAAATCGTCACTCGTTACATGGACGACAAGGCGTTTGAGAATGCGGCGTTTGCGGTGTTGTCGAAGGTTATTTCGACAGCATTCCTCAAGCCAAGGGTTAGACCGGATCGCAATGTTCAAGACCTATCCATTAATGACGGCAATAACGTCTAG
- a CDS encoding type I restriction enzyme subunit R domain-containing protein — translation MWITGFDVPCVSTMYLDKPIKGHTLMQAIARANRVYDDEKENGLIVDYGNVYKQLKKAYAIAELFSHTFLTARFAYCRRLCSALRKT, via the coding sequence ATGTGGATTACCGGTTTTGATGTGCCGTGTGTATCGACAATGTATTTGGATAAACCCATCAAGGGTCATACCTTGATGCAAGCCATAGCTCGCGCGAACCGGGTCTATGACGATGAGAAAGAAAACGGCTTGATTGTCGATTATGGCAATGTTTATAAGCAATTGAAAAAAGCTTATGCCATTGCCGAGCTTTTTTCTCACACATTCCTTACCGCTCGATTCGCATATTGCCGCCGCCTTTGTTCCGCATTACGCAAAACTTGA
- a CDS encoding DUF1289 domain-containing protein codes for MAEPEKNVASPCVRNCCLNDENICLGCFRSLEEICQWSQAGDIARRQVLRNAEQRRRQYANRAVRNV; via the coding sequence ATGGCTGAACCGGAAAAGAATGTGGCGTCGCCCTGTGTGCGTAATTGCTGTTTGAATGACGAGAATATCTGTCTGGGTTGCTTTCGGTCGCTGGAAGAAATTTGCCAATGGTCGCAAGCCGGCGATATTGCGCGGCGTCAAGTTTTGCGTAATGCGGAACAAAGGCGGCGGCAATATGCGAATCGAGCGGTAAGGAATGTGTGA
- the ribF gene encoding bifunctional riboflavin kinase/FAD synthetase, with the protein MRLIRGLNHLEPLRNGCVLTIGNFDGLHLGHQQVIEKLAERGRSLNLPVVAMVFEPQPLEYFLGDHAPSRLTRLREKTIQFARLPIDELLVMPFNRTVADVDAERFIRDILIGKLNIKHLVIGDDFHFGKARRGNFALLQHRGQELGFTVEATHSFEIGGLRVSSTLIRDALGEGDLALAKTLLGRDYSVCGRVAHGDKRGRQLGFPTANLEMLRKNTPLVGVFAVTMTGLDNGEMQGVANLGTRPTVAGGARAVLETHLFNFNRDIYGHYVEVHFKAKLRDEVRFDSLAALKSQIKLDVEAAQAFFAGNSHG; encoded by the coding sequence ATGCGCTTAATTCGGGGTTTGAATCATCTTGAGCCGTTGCGTAACGGCTGTGTGCTGACCATAGGCAATTTCGACGGCCTGCATCTGGGCCATCAACAAGTGATTGAAAAACTGGCCGAACGTGGCCGGAGTTTGAATTTGCCGGTCGTGGCGATGGTGTTCGAGCCGCAGCCCTTGGAATACTTTCTCGGCGATCATGCGCCGTCCCGCCTGACTCGATTGCGCGAAAAAACCATTCAATTTGCCCGGCTGCCGATTGATGAATTGCTGGTCATGCCGTTCAACCGTACGGTTGCCGACGTCGATGCCGAGCGCTTCATTCGCGATATTCTGATCGGCAAGCTCAACATCAAGCATTTGGTGATCGGCGACGATTTTCATTTTGGCAAGGCCCGGCGCGGTAATTTTGCCTTGTTGCAACATAGAGGTCAGGAATTGGGCTTTACGGTGGAGGCCACGCATTCCTTTGAAATCGGTGGCCTGCGCGTCAGCAGCACGCTGATTCGCGATGCCTTGGGCGAGGGCGATCTGGCCTTGGCCAAAACGCTGTTGGGCCGGGACTATTCGGTATGCGGCCGCGTGGCGCACGGCGATAAAAGAGGGCGGCAACTGGGATTTCCTACCGCTAATTTGGAGATGCTGCGCAAGAACACTCCGCTAGTGGGCGTGTTCGCGGTGACGATGACCGGCCTGGACAACGGCGAAATGCAAGGTGTCGCCAATCTGGGCACTCGGCCCACCGTGGCCGGCGGTGCCAGAGCCGTACTGGAAACGCATCTTTTCAATTTCAATCGGGACATTTACGGCCACTATGTCGAAGTGCATTTCAAGGCCAAATTGCGCGACGAGGTGCGTTTCGATTCCTTGGCGGCGCTGAAAAGTCAAATCAAGCTAGACGTCGAGGCGGCACAGGCCTTTTTTGCCGGAAATAGCCATGGCTGA
- a CDS encoding SPL family radical SAM protein has protein sequence MINTLYIETAVEHHPRVEAIRRRFPEARIVSCDRYGEVFNPKAQNFRLQKQQPALILAEKYQRFVLPTPAGYGIGGQRNYYFSHMLNCLYDCRYCFLQGMYQSANYVLFVNFEDFQQHIRQACAQAPDEDVYFFSGYDCDSLAFEPVTGFAESFLPLFAELPNAWLELRTKSTQIRSLMHREVIDRCVVAFSLSPDTVANKVEAKAPSVAKRIEAAAKLQQQGWPIGLRFDPMIYQHDYRRLYQALFEQVFAVIDADALHSVSLGAFRLPEQYFKKIHKLYPEEKLFASPLQTTAGMVSYRADLEQSMMANCGAMLLEYIPPAKFFPCSL, from the coding sequence ATGATAAACACCCTGTATATCGAAACCGCCGTCGAGCATCACCCGCGCGTGGAAGCTATCCGGCGGCGTTTTCCCGAGGCCAGGATCGTTTCCTGTGACCGCTACGGCGAGGTTTTCAACCCCAAGGCGCAAAATTTTCGCCTGCAAAAGCAGCAACCGGCGTTGATCCTGGCCGAGAAATACCAAAGATTCGTGTTACCGACGCCGGCTGGCTACGGCATCGGCGGCCAGCGCAATTATTATTTCTCGCATATGCTGAATTGCCTGTACGACTGCCGCTATTGTTTTTTGCAAGGCATGTATCAATCGGCCAATTACGTGTTGTTCGTGAACTTCGAGGATTTTCAGCAGCACATCCGCCAAGCCTGCGCACAAGCGCCCGATGAAGACGTCTATTTTTTTTCCGGCTACGACTGCGACAGCCTGGCCTTCGAGCCGGTGACGGGCTTTGCCGAGTCGTTTTTGCCATTGTTTGCGGAACTACCCAACGCCTGGCTGGAACTACGCACCAAGAGCACGCAAATCAGAAGCCTGATGCACCGTGAGGTAATTGACCGCTGCGTGGTCGCCTTCAGCTTGTCGCCGGATACGGTAGCCAACAAAGTGGAAGCCAAGGCCCCGAGCGTGGCCAAACGCATCGAAGCCGCCGCCAAGTTACAGCAACAGGGCTGGCCCATCGGCTTGCGCTTCGATCCGATGATTTACCAACACGACTACCGCCGGCTTTATCAAGCCTTGTTCGAGCAGGTCTTCGCGGTCATCGATGCCGACGCGCTGCACTCGGTCAGTCTGGGCGCATTTCGTCTGCCGGAACAATATTTCAAGAAAATCCACAAGCTGTACCCGGAGGAAAAACTGTTCGCTAGCCCGCTGCAAACCACCGCCGGCATGGTGTCCTATCGAGCCGATCTGGAACAATCGATGATGGCCAATTGTGGTGCGATGCTGTTGGAATACATCCCGCCAGCCAAGTTTTTCCCATGCAGTCTATGA